The Mycolicibacterium flavescens genome has a segment encoding these proteins:
- the copB_1 gene encoding copper/silver-translocating P-type ATPase: protein MAAMTHAGHGTQHPDTAAVGHSGHDHPQGHDHSGGHDHSGHVAEFRRLFWTMLLLAVPTVALSGMFSMILGYSLPDIPGIRWVPPVLGTVMYVWGGRPFLSGAVSEIRSRAPGMMLLIGLAITVAFLSSWGASLGVLHHELDFWWELALLIVIMLLGHWIEMRSLAQTTSALDSLAALLPDEAERVVDGGTETVAPAELRVGDVVLVRPGGNIPADGEIIAGTADVDESMVTGESRPVRRGAGDHVVAGTVATDSGLRVQVSAVGDDTTLAGIQRLVTEAQNSSSRAQRLADKAAGWLFWFALSAAIVTAVVWSFVGLPAAAVIRTITVLVIACPHALGLAIPLVVSIATERAARGGVLIKDRLALESMRTVESVLFDKTGTLTKGEPSVTTVATAPGHSAEDVLTWAAAAEAYSEHPLAKAIVAAARDRSLNLPPTTDFSSSPAVGVKATVGGRTVQVGGPRMLAEAGLADLPETGRWRDEGAIILHVVVDGEAAGAIKLADEVRPESRQVVEALTKLGIEVVMITGDAEAVAQSVAADLGIERVFAGVRPEDKAAKVAELQRDGRKVAMVGDGVNDAPALAQADVGIAIGAGTDVAIASAGVILAGSDPRSVLSVLQLSRAAYRKMKQNLWWAAGYNLVSVPLAAGVLAPVGFILPMSVGAILMSASTVVVALNAQLLRRLDLTPEASLKAVS from the coding sequence GCTACTCGCTGCCCGACATCCCCGGGATCCGATGGGTGCCGCCGGTGCTCGGCACCGTGATGTACGTCTGGGGCGGGCGGCCCTTCCTGTCCGGGGCGGTCAGTGAAATCCGTTCCCGTGCACCGGGAATGATGCTGCTGATCGGGCTGGCGATCACGGTGGCGTTCCTGTCGTCCTGGGGCGCGAGCCTCGGTGTGCTGCACCACGAACTGGACTTCTGGTGGGAACTGGCACTGCTGATCGTGATCATGCTGCTCGGCCACTGGATCGAGATGCGCTCGCTCGCGCAGACCACATCGGCGCTCGACTCCCTGGCGGCGCTGCTACCTGACGAGGCCGAGCGGGTCGTCGACGGCGGCACGGAGACCGTCGCACCGGCCGAGTTGCGTGTGGGCGACGTCGTCCTGGTGCGCCCCGGAGGCAACATCCCTGCCGATGGCGAGATTATCGCCGGCACGGCGGACGTCGACGAGTCGATGGTCACCGGCGAATCGCGGCCGGTTCGCCGGGGGGCTGGCGACCACGTCGTTGCCGGCACGGTGGCCACCGACTCAGGGCTGCGGGTGCAGGTCAGCGCGGTCGGCGACGACACGACGCTGGCCGGTATCCAGCGGTTGGTGACCGAAGCGCAGAACTCGTCGTCGCGGGCGCAGCGCCTGGCCGACAAGGCGGCGGGTTGGCTGTTCTGGTTCGCGCTGTCGGCGGCGATCGTCACCGCGGTGGTGTGGTCGTTCGTGGGTTTGCCCGCCGCGGCCGTCATCAGGACCATCACCGTCCTGGTGATCGCCTGCCCGCACGCTTTGGGGCTGGCGATACCGCTGGTGGTCTCGATCGCCACCGAACGCGCCGCACGCGGAGGCGTTCTGATCAAGGACCGGCTGGCGCTGGAGAGCATGCGGACCGTCGAGTCCGTGCTGTTCGACAAGACGGGCACGCTGACCAAGGGGGAGCCGTCGGTCACCACGGTCGCGACTGCACCCGGCCATTCCGCCGAGGATGTCCTGACGTGGGCGGCGGCGGCCGAGGCGTACTCCGAGCATCCGCTGGCCAAGGCGATCGTCGCGGCCGCGCGCGACCGCTCGCTGAACCTGCCGCCGACCACCGACTTCAGCTCGTCCCCGGCGGTCGGCGTCAAGGCCACGGTCGGGGGCCGCACCGTCCAGGTCGGCGGGCCGCGGATGCTGGCCGAAGCGGGGCTCGCCGACCTGCCCGAAACGGGGCGGTGGCGCGACGAAGGGGCGATCATCCTGCACGTCGTGGTCGACGGTGAGGCCGCCGGTGCGATCAAGCTGGCCGACGAGGTGCGACCGGAGTCCCGCCAGGTGGTCGAGGCGCTGACCAAGCTGGGCATCGAAGTGGTGATGATCACCGGCGACGCGGAGGCCGTCGCGCAGTCGGTGGCCGCCGACCTGGGGATCGAGCGGGTGTTCGCCGGGGTACGTCCGGAGGACAAGGCGGCAAAGGTGGCCGAGTTGCAGCGGGACGGGCGCAAGGTGGCGATGGTCGGGGACGGGGTCAACGACGCCCCCGCGCTTGCCCAGGCCGATGTCGGCATCGCGATCGGCGCGGGAACCGATGTGGCGATCGCCTCGGCCGGGGTGATCCTGGCCGGGTCGGATCCGCGCTCGGTGCTGTCGGTACTGCAGCTGTCCCGGGCCGCATACCGCAAGATGAAGCAAAACCTCTGGTGGGCAGCGGGATACAACTTGGTGTCGGTGCCGCTGGCCGCGGGGGTGCTGGCGCCGGTCGGCTTCATCCTGCCGATGTCCGTCGGCGCGATCTTGATGTCGGCGTCGACGGTCGTGGTGGCGCTCAACGCGCAGCTGCTGCGCCGGCTGGACCTCACCCCCGAAGCCAGCCTGAAAGCGGTTTCCTAA